The sequence below is a genomic window from Leisingera sp. M658.
GGAAGGCGCGGTGATCATGCTGGGACGGTTGCGCCCGGATACGATTTCAGCGCTGCTGATCTGGGGCCTGCAGGACCGGGCTGCCCGGATTGCACTGGCGCCGGTCTCGGCCAGTTTGGAAGCAAACCTGCCGGCTAAGTGAAAACGGCGCCCAAGGCGGGCGCCGTGCCTTCGGCGAGGGTATTTTGAACCAGAAAGAAGCCGCAGCGCAGTCCTGCACTGCAAGTCCTAGCGGTTGCCGTTGCCGGTAAAACGGGCAGCGTCCGCTGCCGCGCGGCGGATGGCATTGGATTTATGGACGGTCTCCATGTACTCCGCCTCTGGGTCGCTGTCATAGACCACGCCGCCGCCGGCCTGGATATAGAGGGTCTGATCCTTGACGATGGCGGTACGCAGCGCGATGCACATATCCATGTCGCCGCCTGCCGAGAAATAGCCGACACCGCCGCCGTAGACGCCGCGTTTCTCCGGCTCCAGCTCGTCAATGATTTCCATCGCCCGCACCTTGGGGGCGCCGGAGACGGTGCCTGCGGGCATCCCGGCAAAGAAGGCGTCGAGCGCATCCTTGTCCTCTGCCAGCTCACCCACGACGTTTGAGACGATGTGCATTACATGGCTGTAACGCTCGATGATGAATTTCTCGGTCGGACGCACGGTGCCGATTTTGGCGACCCGGCCGGTGTCATTGCGCCCCAAATCCAGCAGCATCAGATGCTCGGCCAGTTCTTTTTTGTCGGCCAGCAGGTCTGCTTCCAGCGCTTTGTCCTCTTCGGGCGTGGCGCCGCGGGGGCGGGTGCCTGCGATCGGGCGGATGGTGACCTCTTGTCCAAACACGCGGACCAGGATTTCCGGGCTGGCGCCCACCACCTGAAAGCCGCCGAAGTTGAAGTAGAACATGAACGGCGACGGGTTGGTGCGGCGCAGGCTGCGGTAGAGCGCGAAAGGCGGCTGGCGGAAGGCTTGCGTCCAGCGCTGTGCCGGCACCACCTGAAAGATGTCGCCTGCACGGATGTAGTCCTTGGCCTTCTCCACCGCGGCCATGTAGCCGTCCTTGGTGAAGTTCGACACGGGCGGTGCGACCTCATCCGCGTCACCCAGATCGCGGCTTTCGGCAGGCATGGCACGTTCCAGATCGCGCACCGCGTCCATCACCCGCTCGGCGGCTTGGGCATAGGCGGCCTTGGCGGTCTGGCCGTCGCTGGACCAGACCGGCGACACCACGGTGACCTCGCCCTTGACCCCGTCCAGGACGGCAATCACCGAGGGGCGCAGCATCAGCGCGTCGGGCAGGCCGAGCGGGTCGGGGTTCACATCCGGCAGGTGCTCAACCAGGCGGATCATGTCATAGCCAAGGTAGCCGAACAGGCCGGCCGCAGCCTGCGGCAGATCGTCTGGCAGGTCGATCCTGCTTTCGGCAATCAACGCCCGCAGGTTGTCCATCGGGTTGCCGTTCTGCGGGGTGAAGTCATCCGCATCAAACCGGGCCGAACGGTTGAGGCTGGACTGCTCCCCATGGCAGCGCCAGACCAGATCCGGTTTCATGCCGATGATCGAATAGCGCCCGCGCACCTCGCCGCCGGTGACGGATTCCAGCATGAAGGCATCCTTTTGGGCGCCGGTCAGCTTGAGCATCAGCGACACCGGCGTGTCGAGGTCGGCGGCAAGGCGGGTATAGACGACCTGGTTCTTACCGGCCTCATACGCCGTGGAGAATGTGTCGAAATCGGGGGTCAGAGCCATGGGTGCTTGCCTTGATTACTGGAAGTTTGCCTGCGCTGCATTCAGCGCCTGCTGGTCGACACGGGGTTCGGCGCGGGCCTGGACGTCCTGCACAAAGGCCTGGAACAGCTCTTGTGCCAGCGCCTGGTCCAGCTGCGCCTGCAAAGCCTGGGTGAGCAGGTTCATGTCTTCGCTGGCTTCTGGCGGCAGGATACCGTCAAGGCGGACGGCCACGGCTGACTCCGCATCCTGCACCAGGCGGAAGTTTCCGACCTCCATTTCGAACACCTGGGTGACCAGGTCCGCCGGTACTGTGTCGATGTAGGCGGTGCGGGTCAGGCCAGTCTCGGTTTTGACCTCTGCGCCTTCGGCAAAGCTGCCAGCGGTTTTAGCCTGGGCCAGCAGCGCCTCGCCCTGCTCACGCAGCGCGGTGGTCAGGCGGTCGGCCTGCCATGCGGCGAGGACCTTGTCCTTGGCATCGGCAAAGGGTTCCGGACGTTCCGGCAGAACCTCGTCCAGGCGCAGGGCGAACAGGCTGCCATCGTCCAGAAAGTCCACAGCCGGGAAGTCCTCGGCGGTGACGGCGGCGGCGGCGGTGCGGAAGCCTTCATAAGCGGCGATGCCATCGCTGGTATTGTCTGTCCAATGGATCTGAACCAGCTCCAGCCCGCTTTCGGTTGCCAGCTCTTCGAGCGTAGCACCACCGGCCAGAAGGTCGTCGATGTCTTCGGCCTGGGCCTCTACCAGACGGCGGGTGCGGTCTGAGGCCAGTTCCTCGCGCAGCTCCGGCGTCGCCTGTTCAAAGGTGGTGATCTGTGCCTCCAAGCGGCCGTTCACACGGTACAGTGCCGGGCCAAGATCCGAGGGCAGGGGGCCGGCCACATCGCCGACCTGGGCGGCAAACACATCGGTGCCTGCGGCGCCGAGAGCGCCCATGGTCACGTCGCCCATGTCAATGTCCTGCAGGGTCAGGCCGCGAGCATCAACCAGGCTTTCGAACGTCGCACCGCCGGTTTCCAGCTGTGCCTTGGCGCTGGCAGCAGCATCGTCATCGGCAAACACCAGGCGTTCCACCAGACGGCGCTCGGGCACTTGGTACTGGCTGGAGCGGTCATTGAACAGCTGGCGCAGGGCGGCCTCGTCGATCTCCACTTCATCCAGCAGCATCGAGGGGCGCAGCGCGGCGTAGGTGATCACCTTGGTTTCCGGCAGCATGAACTGGTCCTGTGCGGCCTCGTAGAAGGTTTGCAGTTCGGCATCCGCAGGAACCTGGGCGGTCAGGGCAATGTCAGCGGCATTGATCTGCACATAGGAAAAGCTGCGGCGCGCGCCGATGAAACCGGTCAGGGTTTCGGTCAGGATCCCCGGCATTTCAGTGCCGGACAGAACCGCGTTCTGGACGATGGTGCGGGCGGCTTCGCGGCGCAGATCGTCCTCGAATTCCTTTTCAGACAGGCCTGCGTTGCGAAGGGCAAAACTATAGGCTTCGCGGTCGAAGGCACCGTTCACGCCCTGGAAGGCATCAATGGCGCCCAGTTCTTCGATCAGGTTTTCGTCACCGATCGACAGGCCCAGGCCCTTCGCCTCGTGATCGAGCGCGGCCAGCGAGATCAGGCGGCCAAGAACCACCCGGTCCAGACCAAAGGCGCTGAGCTGCGCCATGGAGATGGCCTGGCCGGTTTGCGCCTGCAGGCCGCGCTGCTCGCGCTGCAATTCGCGCACATAGGTGCCGATGCTGACTTCCTCGTCGCCGACACTGGCAACCGAGGAGGCGGAGCTGGTGAAATTTACCGCGCCAAATCCGGCAAGGCCGACGATCAGCATCCCCATCAGGATCCAGACAAAGGTTTTGGATAGCTTTTTCATGCCTGCGGCCATGATGCCCTCTTTATTGTTCTGCCGTGCAAGGGGTCGCCTTGCAGCGGGAAATGCCGCTGACTGAATACGCGGCTGCCCGCAGAGGGGCAAGATGGTTGCGGATCAAACTGCTGCGTGATCAGGGATTAAAGGCGGCCAGCCGGTCAAACAGCGTCTGGATGCTTGTCCGGTCCACATTGGCAAAGGCGATGCGGAACTGGCGCGCGCCGGCCGGATCATCTTCGGGCATGAACATGGAGCCCGGCAGCATAAGAACAGAAGCCTCTGACACCAGCCGTTTGGCGACCTCCCCGGACGGCAGGTCGAACGGATGCGCGACATAAGCAAAATAGGCGCCGCAACCGAGCAGCTTCCAGCCCTTGGCGGCCAGAACCGGAAACCCGTCTTCGATTGCTGCGCGGCGGTCAAGGATTTCCTGCCGCTCTCCGGCCAGCCAGTCCTGCAGGTTTTCAATCCCCCAAAGAGCGCCAGCCTGGCCAAGCTGCGAAGGGCAGATGGTGACGGTGTCTAGAAACTTCTCCATTTCGAACATCTTATCCGGCGAAGCAGCAACAGCGCCGACCCGGTGGCCGGTCAGCCGGTAAGCCTTGGAGAAGGAATAGAGGTGGATCAGGGTCCGGTCCCAGCCGTCCTGCTGGAACAGCCCATGCGGGGCGCCTTCGCGGCTGTCAAAATCGCGGTAGGTTTCGTCCACGATCAGGGCAATGCCCCTGGCGCGGGCCAGATCAAAGAAAGCCTGCACCAGCCCGGAAGGGTACTCCACGCCGCAGGGATTGTTCGGAGTGACCAGCACAATGGCGCGGGTGCGTGGGCTGATCAGCGCCTCAGCCGCGGCAAGCTCTGGCAGCATTCCGCCGCCAACCGGGAGCGGCACGGCAGTGACGCCGGCCATGTCCAGCCACATCTTGTGGTTGAAGTACCAGGGCACGGGGATGATCACCTCATCCCCCTCGCCGCAGAGCGCGGCAATCGCAGCGGCAAAGGCCTGGTTACAGCCGGAGGTGATGCCAACCTGCTCTGCCCGCACGTCTGCCTGGTAGTGGCCGGAGATCTGCCGCGCCAGCGCCCTGCGCAATGGGTCATTGCCCAGAACGGGCCCGTATAAATGCGCCTCAACGTCATTGAGCGCAGCATCCGCGAGTGCCTGGCGCAGACCTTGGGGCGGCGCTTCTGCCGGCGCGGCCTGGCTGACATTCAGCAGCGGGCGCTCTGGCGGGAATTCAACCCCGGCCACCCAGCGGCGCGATTCGACGATGGGCGAGACAAAGGTGGCATGGGTGCGGGGAAGGGGCATGAAAGGCTCCGGGCGGCAGCAGATAATGTCAGGTGCGCCGGACCGGGCGCCGGCACATGTCTGGCACGGCGGCATGGACAGCTCAAGCGGTAACGGCTGGTGCCGCCATGGCCAAAGAAAAAGGCGCGCTGTAACGCGCGCCTTTAAATTCTTTCTGTCCGGGCGGGATCAATCCTTGCCGCGATAGGGCTCCACATATTGCAGCGCCATGTCCCAGGGGAAGAAAATCCAGGTGTCCTGGCTGACTTCGGTGATGAAAGTGTCCACCATCGGCCGCCCCTTGGGCTTGGCATAGACGGTGGCAAAATGCGCCTTGGGGTACAGCTGGCGCACCAGATCCAGGGTTTTGCCGCTGTCGACCAGATCGTCGATGATCAGGATCCCTTCGCCATCGCCCATCAGACCGGCATCCGGGGCCTTCAGCACTTCGGCCTCACCCTGGGACTGGTGATGGTAGGACCGCACCGAGATGGTATCCACGGTGCGGATGTCCAGCTCGCGGCTGACAATCATCGCCGGCGCCATGCCGCCGCGGGTGATCGCCACGACTGCGCGCCATGCGCCTTCATCAGGGCCTTGCCCGTCCAGCCGCCAGGCCAGGGCGCGGCTGTCGCGGTGGATCTGGTCCCAGCTGATGTGAAAGCCCTTTTCGTGCGGCAGACGATCGGTCATGTTATTTGCTCCCCGCAAAGTCGCGTCAGCTTGCCGGAGCCCGGACAGCGGTCCGGGCGTCCATGTTTTCAGTTACTTGGAGATGTCCGGCGCATCCACCGCCTTCATGCCCACCACGTGATAGCCGGCATCCACATGCAGGTTCTCGCCAGTCACGCCCGAGCTGAGGTCGGACAGAAGGTAAAGCGCGGATTTGCCGACGTCATCAGTGGTCACGTTGCGGCGCAGCGGTGAATTGTACTCGTTCCACTTCATAATGTAGCGGAAATCACCGATGCCCGAGGCGGCCAGGGTCTTGATCGGGCCGGCCGAGATTGCATTGACGCGGATGCCGTCCTTGCCCAGATCCTCGGCCAGGTATTTGACCGAAGCCTCCAGCGCCGCCTTGGCTACACCCATCACATTATAGTGCGGCATCACCTGCTCGGCACCGTAATAGGTCAGGGTCAGCAGCGAGCCACCCTCGCTCATCATCTTCTCAGCACGGTTTGCCACCGCGGTGAACGAGAATACCGAGATGTCCATGGTCATCTGGAAATTGCTGCGGCTGGTGTCGACATAGCGGCCGCGCAGCTCGTTCTTGTCGGAAAAGCCGATGGCGTGGACAACAAAGTCCAGCTTGCCCCATTTGGCCTCAAGCCCGGCGAACAAGGCGTCAATGGACGCTTCGTCCGAGACGTCGCACGGCAGCACGATATCGCTGCCCAGCTGCGCCGCCAGCGGGGCGACCCGCTTTTTCAGTGCGTCGCCCTGATATGAAAAGGCAAGCTCGGCGCCGGCATCGGCGCAGGCCTTGGCAATCCCCCAAGCGATGGATTTGTCATTGGCCAGGCCCATGATGAGGCCGCGCTTGCCGGCCATCAGGTGATTAGACATGCAGGTTCTCCGCCTGTGATCTGTGAATTAGAGGGTGTTTAGTATGCCGCGCGGGCCGCTTCAAGGGTGCACGCCCTTGTCGCGGCGCCGGAAGCTGCATAGGTTGCTGCCAAATCCGCAAAGAGGTGCCCGATGACCGACCGTACAGGTATATTTGCAGGTGACGATCCGTTTGCCATCGCCCGGTCCTGGCTGGGAGAGGCGGAACAGGCCGAACCCAACGATCCCAACGCCATTGCCCTCGCCACGGTGGATGAGACCGGGTTGCCGAACAGCCGCATGGTTCTGCTTAAGGAAATCGAAGACGGCGCCTTTGTGTTCTACACCAATTACGAGAGCGCCAAGGCGCAGGAGCTGGATCAGGCCGGCAAGGCTGCCTTTGTGGTGCATTGGAAATCGTTGCGCCGCCAGATCCGGGTGCGCGGCACGATCACCCGCGAAGACGGGCCGCAGGCGGATGAATACTACAAGTCCCGCTCGCTCAAAAGCCGGCTGGGGGCCTGGGCCTCAAAGCAATCACAGCCGCTGGACAGCCGCGGCACGCTGATGGCCGAGGTGGCAAAGGTCACAGCCATGAAGGGTCCGAACCCGGACCGTCCGCCGTTCTGGGGCGGTTTCCGCCTGGTGCCGGTTGAGATAGAATTTTGGGCAGATGGCGCATTCCGGCTGCATGACCGGTTTCGCTGGCGCCGCAAGAATGCAGCTGCAGAATGGGAAATCCTGCGGCTTAATCCATGAGCGGAAATGGCAAAGGCTTACCTAGGGTCAAGAGTAATTTCATGACAATTTCTAGACTTTTTAGCTTGAAATCCAAGGTCAGAATCGCGCATCAGGGCACCATCAAAATAAAAAAAACGCGGTAGGGAAAAGTACGTGGCAGAAGATCTGAGCAGCTTGCAGCAAATCCAGGGGCTGGTGAAGTGGTTCGATCCCGCCAAAGGATACGGATTTGTCGTATCTGACGAGGGCGGCGCGGACATTCTGCTCCACGTGAATGTATTGCGTAATTTCGGCCAAAGCTCTGTCGCGGACGGCGCCAGGATCGAGATTGTCACCCATCAGACCGACCGCGGTGTCCAGGCCGTTGAAGTGATCTCCATTCAGCCGCCCGAACGTGATGATACTCCGGTGCTAAGCGATTTTGCCGAACTGGACATGACCAGCCTGCAGAACGAACCGCTGGAGCCTGCCCGGGTCAAATGGTTCGACAAGGGCAAAGGGTTCGGCTTTGCCAATGTCTTTGGCCGCGGCGAGGATATTTTCCTGCATGTCGAAGTGCTGCGGCAGTCCGGGCTGGCGGATCTGCAGCCGGGGGAAGCCTTGGCAATGCGGGTGATCGACGGCAAACGCGGCCGCATGGCGGTAGAAGTGCTGGCCTGGGAGGCTGCGATGCTCCCCGGCGACGAGGACTGAGATTGTGATGCGGCGCCTGCTTCACTGGAGCTTGGGCGCCTGCATGACTTTTATCGCCGGCACCGCGCTGGCGTCTGACTGCCAGCTTGCACAGGCCGATCTTCGCGGCGACTGGGGGCAGGCGGGATTTACCGTTGAAATTGCCGCTACAGAGGCGGAGCGGGCCCAAGGGCTGATGTTCCGCGAAGACCTGCCGCGCGGGGCAGGGATGCTGTTTGTCTATGACAGCCCGCAGCCTGCGGCGTTCTGGATGAAGAATACTCTGATCCCGCTCGATATCATTTTTCTGAATGAACACGGACTGGTGACCTCGGTTCACGAGAACGCCGTGCCTGGCGATCTGACCCCGATTCCGGGGGGGGACGCTGTCTTTGCAGTGCTGGAAATCAACGGCGGGCTTGCCCGCAAATACGGTATCGCGGCAGGCTCGCAGATGCGCCATGAAATTTTTTCCCTCAGCGGCGCAGTTTGGCCCTGTTAGGGGTTTCCAAATCAGTTTGGCAGAGATAGGAAGGCGCACGGTCCGGGGCGTGGCGCAGTCTGGTAGCGCACCTGTTTTGGGTACAGGGGGTCGTGAGTTCGAATCTCGCCGCCCCGACCATACTTCTTCAATAAGTTGCAGCGAATCTTTGCCGGGTAAAACCCGGGGCAAAGATTCGCTTCCCGTATTTGGTGAACTGAAACTGCGCAGTTCAATCGGGGGTGCTATTGCTTTCTTAACGCACTGTTAAGACACCCTTAACCAATTGCCGCTGAGCCGCATCAAAAAGTTAATCGGAGGCTGGCTGTCCGAAGGCCCGTGGCAGGAAGCCACAAAAAATCGCTTCTAAGCTGTGCACCCTGTTTTCAGCCAGTGCAGCTGCATGGTTTTACACAGCCATCACCTCTGGCCGGTACGGCCGCTGTCCTTCTGCAAGGCAGCAAGTCACTCACCCGTCAAAGGAAATCCGAACAGGCAGCAGCGCAGTCCGAAGACATTGAACGGGACAGGGCCTGTGGATGAATCAACGCCCCGCCGCAGACCCTGCAATCCGCGGAAACCGTCAACAGCAAAGATAGTTGCCAAAGTGTAAATTTGCCGTTGACCCTTAGTGTCCGAATACGCCAAATTGTGGACACCGGTTGCGACGGCACTAGATCTGGTGGGTGACAGAGCCGAAGCAACAACGCTGAAAACAACAGACAGCCCTGTGAGAATGGCCGGCGAGGGCCGCAAGCGCGCTATATGCGGCGTGCGACGGGTGTTTGTGTTTTCCGTGACCGGATCTGACTGGCGCTTGGGGGCGCCGCGGCAAATAGACGACGAATGCTTGAAAAGGGGCTGAGCATGAAGATCGAACGGAAGTTCACCAAACCCGGACAGGATGCCTATGCTGATCTGGCCTTTCTCTCGGCCACATCGGAGATCCGCAATCCGGACGGGACCATTGTTTTCCGGCTCGACAACATCGAAATTCCCGCATCCTGGAGCCAGGTCGCCAGCGACGTCATCGCCCAGAAGTATTTCCGCAAGGCCGGCGTGCCGTCGCGGCTGAAGAAAGTCCGCGAAAAAGGCGTTCCTGAGTTCCTGTGGCGCTCGGTCCCTGCGGACGGCGCAGTGCTGGGCGGGGAAACCTCCTCCAAGCAAGTGTTCGACCGTCTGGCCGGCGCCTGGGCCTATTGGGGCTGGAAGGGCGGCTACTTCTCCTCCGAGGAGGACGCCCGCGCCTTTTACGACGAGATGCGCTATATGCTGGCAACCCAGCGTTCCGCCCCCAATTCCCCCCAATGGTTCAACACCGGCCTGCATTGGGCCTATGGCATCGACGGCCCGGCCCAGGGCCATCACTACGTCGATTACAAGACCGGCAAGCTGACCAAGTCCGACAGCGCCTATGAGCATCCCCAGCCGCACGCCTGTTTCATCCAGTCGGTCTCGGATGATCTGGTCAAGGACGGTGGCATCATGGATCTGTGGGTGCGCGAGGCGCGCCTGTTCAAATACGGTTCCGGCACCGGCACCAATTTCAGCCATCTGCGTGCCGAAGGCGAGCCGCTGTCCGGCGGCGGCAAGTCTTCGGGCCTGATGGGGTTCCTAAAAATCGGCGACCGCGCGGCGGGCGCCATCAAATCAGGCGGCACAACCCGTCGAGCAGCAAAAATGGTGATCGTGGACGCGGATCACCCGGACATCGAGCAGTTCATCGAATGGAAGGTGCTGGAGGAGCAAAAGGTTGCCTCCATCGTCGCCGGGTCCAAGATGCACGAAAAGATGCTGAACGGCATTTTCGAGGCGATCCGCAGCTGGGACGGCGGTGAAGCGGATGCTTATGACCCGGCAGTCAACACCGGGCTGAAGGTCGCGATCCGCGAGGCCAAAAAGGTGGCGATCCCGGAAACCTACGTCAAGCGGGTGCTGGATTACGCCAAGCAGGGCCATACCTCGATCGAGTTCCCGACTTATGACACCGACTGGGACTCCGAGGCCTACAGCTCTGTCT
It includes:
- the trpE gene encoding anthranilate synthase component I, producing MALTPDFDTFSTAYEAGKNQVVYTRLAADLDTPVSLMLKLTGAQKDAFMLESVTGGEVRGRYSIIGMKPDLVWRCHGEQSSLNRSARFDADDFTPQNGNPMDNLRALIAESRIDLPDDLPQAAAGLFGYLGYDMIRLVEHLPDVNPDPLGLPDALMLRPSVIAVLDGVKGEVTVVSPVWSSDGQTAKAAYAQAAERVMDAVRDLERAMPAESRDLGDADEVAPPVSNFTKDGYMAAVEKAKDYIRAGDIFQVVPAQRWTQAFRQPPFALYRSLRRTNPSPFMFYFNFGGFQVVGASPEILVRVFGQEVTIRPIAGTRPRGATPEEDKALEADLLADKKELAEHLMLLDLGRNDTGRVAKIGTVRPTEKFIIERYSHVMHIVSNVVGELAEDKDALDAFFAGMPAGTVSGAPKVRAMEIIDELEPEKRGVYGGGVGYFSAGGDMDMCIALRTAIVKDQTLYIQAGGGVVYDSDPEAEYMETVHKSNAIRRAAADAARFTGNGNR
- a CDS encoding peptidylprolyl isomerase, translating into MAAGMKKLSKTFVWILMGMLIVGLAGFGAVNFTSSASSVASVGDEEVSIGTYVRELQREQRGLQAQTGQAISMAQLSAFGLDRVVLGRLISLAALDHEAKGLGLSIGDENLIEELGAIDAFQGVNGAFDREAYSFALRNAGLSEKEFEDDLRREAARTIVQNAVLSGTEMPGILTETLTGFIGARRSFSYVQINAADIALTAQVPADAELQTFYEAAQDQFMLPETKVITYAALRPSMLLDEVEIDEAALRQLFNDRSSQYQVPERRLVERLVFADDDAAASAKAQLETGGATFESLVDARGLTLQDIDMGDVTMGALGAAGTDVFAAQVGDVAGPLPSDLGPALYRVNGRLEAQITTFEQATPELREELASDRTRRLVEAQAEDIDDLLAGGATLEELATESGLELVQIHWTDNTSDGIAAYEGFRTAAAAVTAEDFPAVDFLDDGSLFALRLDEVLPERPEPFADAKDKVLAAWQADRLTTALREQGEALLAQAKTAGSFAEGAEVKTETGLTRTAYIDTVPADLVTQVFEMEVGNFRLVQDAESAVAVRLDGILPPEASEDMNLLTQALQAQLDQALAQELFQAFVQDVQARAEPRVDQQALNAAQANFQ
- a CDS encoding aminotransferase yields the protein MPLPRTHATFVSPIVESRRWVAGVEFPPERPLLNVSQAAPAEAPPQGLRQALADAALNDVEAHLYGPVLGNDPLRRALARQISGHYQADVRAEQVGITSGCNQAFAAAIAALCGEGDEVIIPVPWYFNHKMWLDMAGVTAVPLPVGGGMLPELAAAEALISPRTRAIVLVTPNNPCGVEYPSGLVQAFFDLARARGIALIVDETYRDFDSREGAPHGLFQQDGWDRTLIHLYSFSKAYRLTGHRVGAVAASPDKMFEMEKFLDTVTICPSQLGQAGALWGIENLQDWLAGERQEILDRRAAIEDGFPVLAAKGWKLLGCGAYFAYVAHPFDLPSGEVAKRLVSEASVLMLPGSMFMPEDDPAGARQFRIAFANVDRTSIQTLFDRLAAFNP
- the gpt gene encoding xanthine phosphoribosyltransferase → MTDRLPHEKGFHISWDQIHRDSRALAWRLDGQGPDEGAWRAVVAITRGGMAPAMIVSRELDIRTVDTISVRSYHHQSQGEAEVLKAPDAGLMGDGEGILIIDDLVDSGKTLDLVRQLYPKAHFATVYAKPKGRPMVDTFITEVSQDTWIFFPWDMALQYVEPYRGKD
- the fabI gene encoding enoyl-ACP reductase FabI translates to MSNHLMAGKRGLIMGLANDKSIAWGIAKACADAGAELAFSYQGDALKKRVAPLAAQLGSDIVLPCDVSDEASIDALFAGLEAKWGKLDFVVHAIGFSDKNELRGRYVDTSRSNFQMTMDISVFSFTAVANRAEKMMSEGGSLLTLTYYGAEQVMPHYNVMGVAKAALEASVKYLAEDLGKDGIRVNAISAGPIKTLAASGIGDFRYIMKWNEYNSPLRRNVTTDDVGKSALYLLSDLSSGVTGENLHVDAGYHVVGMKAVDAPDISK
- the pdxH gene encoding pyridoxamine 5'-phosphate oxidase, which codes for MTDRTGIFAGDDPFAIARSWLGEAEQAEPNDPNAIALATVDETGLPNSRMVLLKEIEDGAFVFYTNYESAKAQELDQAGKAAFVVHWKSLRRQIRVRGTITREDGPQADEYYKSRSLKSRLGAWASKQSQPLDSRGTLMAEVAKVTAMKGPNPDRPPFWGGFRLVPVEIEFWADGAFRLHDRFRWRRKNAAAEWEILRLNP
- a CDS encoding cold-shock protein — its product is MAEDLSSLQQIQGLVKWFDPAKGYGFVVSDEGGADILLHVNVLRNFGQSSVADGARIEIVTHQTDRGVQAVEVISIQPPERDDTPVLSDFAELDMTSLQNEPLEPARVKWFDKGKGFGFANVFGRGEDIFLHVEVLRQSGLADLQPGEALAMRVIDGKRGRMAVEVLAWEAAMLPGDED
- a CDS encoding DUF192 domain-containing protein, translated to MTFIAGTALASDCQLAQADLRGDWGQAGFTVEIAATEAERAQGLMFREDLPRGAGMLFVYDSPQPAAFWMKNTLIPLDIIFLNEHGLVTSVHENAVPGDLTPIPGGDAVFAVLEINGGLARKYGIAAGSQMRHEIFSLSGAVWPC